The DNA sequence GCTAGTACATTACAAATGGACAGTTAACATGTATAGAAAGGGGACCTTATATCAAGCCAAAATGTATAGAACATGGAAAGTTTGAACGTTTTGTTTTTGCGTTGCACTTGAGCTTTCGTCTTACTTCTTTGATACTTCTCATTTTTGTTAATCAGTTGAACTAGTTTCCGTGTTTCCTTTCCCAAATAAATTTGATGCCTGTTTTTTTTTGTGCAGGAAAGTCTGAATAGAGGACTACCCATAGTCTCCATCTCAGTCGGTGATTCTGCAGAATTTTTTTATGGTGATCAGATGGATGTCGATAAAGTTGAGAAGATCGTACTGGAATCAGGGGATGTTCTGATATTTGGTGGCAAGTCTAGACATGTATACCATGGTTTGGCTTCCATTCTCACTAGGACTGCTCCTCAGGCCCTGCTGCAAGAATCAGATCTCCTTCCAGGCCGTCTAAATCTGACTTTCAGACAGTACTAGCAATTCTCGGAAAATATATATTGCATCTTTTGCATGCTTTGCAAGTATGGATTTGGGAGAGTttttaatatatcaagtgaaagCCTTAAAATTCACTTGCCAAAATATATAGTATTAAAGATCAGTAGAACCTATGAACATTATCAGATCCACATTCTCATACATCAAGAAATTCTTACATAAATGTCTATTGCATGATATTTCATATTGTAGTTATGATTCAATTTGATATCTATCCAGTTAACTTAGCTAAATATGTTTCTCTGGTATAATTTGATTTTTGAGGTCATCTTTCCGAATAAACAGAGCATTAGCTAGAGATTTTAAGACGTCACATTACATTGCAGAGCTTGTCTAAATCTACAAAGGGCTGCGGTTCTTATCATGTTGTCTTTCTTTGACAAGTTGAGCTTATTTTGTCAATTTTTTGTCAATTTTCTATAATTTGATACTCTTAACTCTTTAAGTCGAAATATTTTAACAGCTATTTTGTCCCATAAAAAATCATGAAAGAACACCATCTTGTAAAATCTTTTGTTTACAAGACATCCTGGCCCCTGATCTTTTGATATGTCAAGACTCAAGACTCGAGTTGTCAAGAACGGTTTTTTACTGATATGCTAAACAATGTTTTTGCATAGCAAATTTGTATTTATCAAATAGTATGTATATTCAGAGGCTCGGCTTCTTAACACATAATTATTACAACATTTTTTATGGATAGTAAACAATCATGATTGGGTAAAAAAATGAAGATTTTCCCTTAAAACCCAATAAGGGTGAAGGGAACATATTTATAATACAGAAAAAACAAGTGTTACTTATTATTAGTTATTATCATTGTTAACAAACATGACATGAAATGTTAGAACATATATACACTGTAGAGTCATCTTTCTTCTTTCTTGTTTACAACTTTAGATATATTGTAATATATCATAATAACAAAGTTACATGAAAGAGTCTTGACCCcctttttcttttaaaagatagaATATAGACCTACCTGAAAGTTAACTTAGAACAGTAAGAGCCAACCTCCAACTCCCAACCTTTTTGACCTATTTGAAGCATTTTCAAATCACTTGAGCAAGTGAAAATCTACAAACAACTAGATTGATCTTAAAGTACATGTCATATGCAACTTTTTGATAGTGCCTATGAATGCTTTTTTCTAGGCCCTATTTAGGAGAAATGCAACATCAAATTCAGAATAAAAAGTGCATCAAACAAAGATGTGTTGCATTATTAATCACTTTGATGCTTTAGAAAGTTCCCAGATCAAACTGAAAAGAAACATTGGTAAAACATTACACTTATTATTCAAGCAACCAAAGCTACAACTTTGGTGCCCCATATGAAATGATATGGAGTTTGTCTGGTACTAAAGCTCAAAAACTTGTATATAACATTGGAGAACATTACATCAGTTGTTTTCTTTAGCAAATGGCATCAGATCCTAACTGTGTGTGCCCTATCATTTATTTGATTAAAACCCTGTGCTTTTCGGTTAGGAATCAGTTGGTCCTCAGTGTTTCGTGCAAGCCTAGTGTATTGCAATAAAACTAAACAAACCATACCGAGTATATACCACTTAAAATTAGGACCTGTATGCAGACCCTTACCTCTATCATGCTTCTAAGTTCTGTACTAAAGAGCTTGTTTCTGTAAGCCTGCTGTGATGCAATAAAATTGGTCAAAACTAGAAAATTTATGAAAAACTTGTGCTATGGGGAATAAGCCATACACATACAGGTTTAACTTGAAGAAAGAAAATAACATGCCATAAACATGTTTAATACAAGTGTATAACATATCCATTTTCTCTTTGAGCTTTGAGGACTTCCTACTAgaaaatttatgtttttaaacAAAAGTAAGGAGTCGCTTTATTCAGCGACTAGTTCATAGACAACTTTCAAGAAACGACGATGCATTCACGGAATTAATGAACCAGGAACTGTAAATTCTCCATGTCTATGTCATTACTGTTTTCTAATAAGCCTTGTTACATACAGACCTAACAGTAATGGAGGGCCTCGTGAAAGCAGCTAATACAGTAGATACCAAATCTTGCTCCCAAGTGAGAGAGCTTGCTTTCAGCAATTGACGTTTGTTGTTTTTAACAGAAAAGCCACAAGATAAGAGCACAAAAGATGATGATCAAAACAACTTAACAAGGTAAATTTCCAATAATCATATCAAATTTCCAATACCAAATGGAAGTGAACTTGATAAATTTAAAAATGGAAGCACATTCTTGGAACATGCAAAAGTAGGGCCGAATAAAAAAACAATCAAGGTCTATGGGCAGCAATGAGAATGCCCATTCTCTAACATCCTAAAATTTCCAAGCAAAATCTATGATAGAGCATCATAGATGAAAGTTTTTAGCACACTGCTCTGTTAAACTCTACCATCTTGTAAGAACCATTAACAAAACAGTAGTTAAGATTTTAGAGATGAAAAAACCAGGAACTTGTGCTTGTATCTGCTTTGATTTTAGTAGATGAACTGGTCGTTCTCATCCGCCACATCTGCTTCTGGAGCAGGGAGATTAAGATCAATCATATCATGAATTTCAGCAGCATCTTGCTTGAATATTGGAATATAATTGCTGAAATCTTCAGCACCATTAATAAAATGTGACCTCTTATGACCCCCTAAAGCTTGGCCAGACTTGAACATCCTAAAGCAAATCGGACACTCATGCCCTTTGCTTTTCTTTGTCCTAGTTTTCTTCGCAGCATTGCTAGCATATTGTTTCTTGTAACCGACACTTTCAAACTTTCTTGTGGGTGTGTAATAAGGAGGAatatcatcatcatcaaaattgTTCTCACCACTGGCATACCTTGAACCAAACTTTGCATTGGGCTTTTTATGGCATGGCCTATGTCCCCCTAGTGCCTGGTGAGAATTGAAAGTTTTGTTACAGTTCAAACACTCGTACTTGCTTCTCTTATGAACATTCTTGCTCAGTTCTCCCTCTGAAGAATCCTCGTAAATCAATCTTCTTAGTGATTCCTTACGAAGCTCGGGACTTTCGGGACCATCTCTAGACCTCTTCAGATCATACTTTACTGACTTTGAACTTGACCCAAGTTCACTAAACCCCTTTTCTTTACCAAAACTCTTGCTTACTCCAGTTTCATAATACTTTCCCCTGTTAAAACCCATGCCCAGTTCAGCATTAGAAATATTCACTCCTGCCTCATGGCCCTTGAGAGGCTTCCTGTTTTCACCATATCGGAATAACTCGTCAACCGAAATATCTGAATCAACCTTTTTAACACCATTTCTAATGTACCCAGAATGAGAATTCTCCAATTGAACACTCTCAGCATCCAAAGCACTCAATTTAAACTTTACAGCTCCTCCCAATTTCTTCATTTCTAATGCCTCGCGACTTAAACACAACCCACCCTTTCTCCCAAGTTTCATGTCAATAGAGGAAGATTTAGTCTCTAAAATAACCGAATTATTATCAGATGATTCGACAACAGAATTAACCCCACCCCAATTCCCAGAATCCCTAGACAACATCATCAAACACATAGCAACCTCTTCCTGTTCTTGCTCATAAATCTCAGAAACAGGTGAAGAACTATTATTATTGACCAAATTGAAATGAGAAGACTTAACAACAATCCTCTTGTACCTTTTGCTTTTCGATCTTGTCTGCCGCCTCAGATCCTCAGCTTCCTCAGTGTCAGAATGACCATCCATCACTAACTTAGGATCCTCACTAGTCCAAGAATGATCATCTTTCAAAACCCTCTCTTTTTCAGAATGACAAGCCATATGACCACACAATGCTTTAAGTGATTGAAACCCTTTACCACATTGCTTACAAATCCTCTCTTGCTGCTGTACTGGAAAAGTAGCACCAACAACAGCCCTCCAAGTCTTTTTTGGGTTCTCTCTTAATCCATAACCACCGGAAGGTCCACCAAGCTCCCCATTCATCCCACCACCTGCAGCAGCAGCCACCGCGGCAATCGATGGTGCCTCACACTTCATCAAGCCTGTTTCAGCAATTAAAGTAGATAACTTTTCATCTGATTCAGCTGAATTTGCAGCAGCAATAACATGAGACCTCATGTGACCCCCTAGTGACTTTCCACATGGGTACTTCTTGTCACACCACTTGCACACAAATCTCAATTCTTGATCCTTTTCCATCACACACCCAATCAAAATTCTCAACTTTTCAACAAAAACCAAAATGACCCAAGTGAGAAAACAAGATCAATTCACCATTCTCACCCTCAAATCATGCAAAACTCCCACATTCATCTGCTGATCAACAAGCAAAAAGATATAGTATAAAGAAAGCCCAAATCAAGAAAAAAGGTGAAATCTtgaaaaaggcacaagtgaaaTAAATCTGATTGGACAAAGATCACTCAAAGATGAAAGAAGTAACATGTGACAGTTTTGGGAAGTACAAGatcacacacacaaacacacacaaaACATGAGACTTTTAAAATCCCACATCAATTATGTGATTATATTTCACCCCCCTATAATAAATGCAAAAAATATCAAACAACTTTGTAACAATTAATTAGTTAGTCAGCTTATTCATAGCCATCAAGTAGGGGTGtcaagataaacaatcaaaaCAGAAACCAtcatactctctctctctctctgaaaaTGTGATGTTAAGTTAAGTTCTGTTGTGCTGAGTAGGAGAATTTCATGCAAATACTAGTAGAACTAAAAAGGCTAAAATAGGGGAGACACGTGGATACAAGAGAGACAAGTTCTATGGACTCATCTAACGGCTGAGAATCAGTTGTGGATCCCAAGGACTGTGAGATTGACACGTAGGATGAAAAGGGCAAAAGCCACCTTAAACAAACATAACATAGGAATAGTTATAACTCATGGGGAGGTCCGAATCTTCAGCCGCTATTGTACTCTTAAAATTCCTCATCTGCCCTTTTGTACTTGTGTAAACACTTACTGACAATACAATACAAATACAATGAATACAAAATGAATACATGCTTGTAAGCAGCGGTTTGTGGAGTTGTATGTATGCATGTGGTGGAAAGTTGGCACATTCAAACTTGGAAAGGTTTAGTATATTGTTTTGaccaaaattatttataatattgtTAGGTGGTAactattatattatattaaaaaataatgacTCTAAGGAATATTTTTAATACCAGTCATGCATTTCTATACTCTCGCACTTCAGTGTTTCTGAACATTAGACTAATCATAGTTTGCATGTGATATGGTCAATTGTGATTTTGCTATTTTCAGAGATACTGCTGCAATTTGAATCGCTTAGAatgtctttgatttcgtttttaatttcaagaaatttTTAAATTCTATATGTTAAACGATCAgaaaacaaatcatctaattatttttagtatgttatttgttttatcacCTGGTTGTATTGACAGTTGGGGGTTGTCCCGACTATACCATATTCAATTTAATGAAAATTTTCTGcatttctcaaaaaaaaaatttgTTTATAGGCGTGTCTGTGCAACGGTGGGTTCAGGTATACATAATAAGTAATTTTCGtaagttttatttatttttattatttttattattaataaaattagtTTTAGTAATAATGAACCTATGTATTTATAAGAATTTTACAGATAAAAATAAATCGAACTCACGAAAATTTAATACCTATTTTAAGAAGAAAATTTCAATATTTCTTTGTAACCTTTCCCAAAGAATTGCATGTCTAAAATAAAAGGATGGGTGCAGTAATTGTCTCGGAGTACTTGATGGTCTAAAATTTGTAAAAAAAGAAATTAAATGGTTATTTATGTAAAATAAGTAATAAATATATGCAATTATAGCAATTACAAATGAATGAATGCTTATTAATGAATTACCATTTTTATGAGT is a window from the Apium graveolens cultivar Ventura chromosome 1, ASM990537v1, whole genome shotgun sequence genome containing:
- the LOC141673480 gene encoding uncharacterized protein LOC141673480; translation: MEKDQELRFVCKWCDKKYPCGKSLGGHMRSHVIAAANSAESDEKLSTLIAETGLMKCEAPSIAAVAAAAGGGMNGELGGPSGGYGLRENPKKTWRAVVGATFPVQQQERICKQCGKGFQSLKALCGHMACHSEKERVLKDDHSWTSEDPKLVMDGHSDTEEAEDLRRQTRSKSKRYKRIVVKSSHFNLVNNNSSSPVSEIYEQEQEEVAMCLMMLSRDSGNWGGVNSVVESSDNNSVILETKSSSIDMKLGRKGGLCLSREALEMKKLGGAVKFKLSALDAESVQLENSHSGYIRNGVKKVDSDISVDELFRYGENRKPLKGHEAGVNISNAELGMGFNRGKYYETGVSKSFGKEKGFSELGSSSKSVKYDLKRSRDGPESPELRKESLRRLIYEDSSEGELSKNVHKRSKYECLNCNKTFNSHQALGGHRPCHKKPNAKFGSRYASGENNFDDDDIPPYYTPTRKFESVGYKKQYASNAAKKTRTKKSKGHECPICFRMFKSGQALGGHKRSHFINGAEDFSNYIPIFKQDAAEIHDMIDLNLPAPEADVADENDQFIY